One Loxodonta africana isolate mLoxAfr1 chromosome 4, mLoxAfr1.hap2, whole genome shotgun sequence genomic region harbors:
- the PYROXD1 gene encoding pyridine nucleotide-disulfide oxidoreductase domain-containing protein 1, giving the protein MEPARPPPTAGKFVVVGGGIAGVTCAEQLAIHFPSEDILLVTASPVIKAITNFKQVSKILEEFDVEEQPSTMLENRFPNIKVIESGVKQLKSEEHCILTEDGNQHVYKQLCLCAGAKPKLICEGNPYVLGIRDTDSAQEFQKQLTKAKRIMIIGNGGIALELVYEIEGCEVIWAIKDKNIGNTFFDAGAAEFFTSKLITEKPEANVAHKRTRYTTEGTKKEARTKAKASNVGSALGPDWHEGLNLKGTKEFSHKIHIETMCEVKKIYLQEEFTILKKESLTFPRDHHNKPVKTTDKEMWPVYVELTNGKIYGCDFIVSATGVTPNIEPFVHGNNFNLGQDGGLEVDDHMHTSLPSIYAAGDICTASWQPSPVWQQMRLWTQARQMGWYAAKCMAADSLGDSIDMDFSFELFAHVTKFFNYKVVLLGKYNAQGLGSDHELMLRCTKGQEYVKVVMQNGRMMGAVLIGETDLEETFENLILNQMNLSSYGEDLLDPNIDIEDYFD; this is encoded by the exons ATGGAGCCAGCGCGCCCTCCCCCGACGGCGGGGAAGTTTGTGGTGGTCGGCGGCGGCATCGCGGGCGTCACCTGTGCGGAGCAG CTGGCTATTCATTTTCCATCAGAAGATATTCTCCTGGTAACAGCTTCTCCTGTTATTAAAGCAATCACAAATTTCAAGCAG GTTTCTAAAATATTGGAAGAATTTGATGTTGAAGAACAACCTAGTACCATGTTAGAAAACCGCTTTCCCAACATTAAGGTTATAGAATCTGGAGTAAAGCAGCTGAAGAGTGAAGAACAc TGCATTTTAACAGAAGACGGCAACCAGCATGTATATAAGCAGCTCTGCCTGTGTGCCGGAGCTAAACCAAAATTGATATGTGAAGGAAATCCTTATGTGTTAGGAATCCGTGATACGGACAGCGCTCAG GAATTTCAGAAACAGCTCACTAAAGCTAAAAGAATAATGATCATAGGGAACGGTGGTATTGCACTTGAGTTAGt GTATGAAATTGAAGGCTGTGAAGTGATTTGGGCCATTAAAGATAAGAATATTGGAAATACATTCTTCGATGCAGGAGCAGCAGAATTCTTCACTTCAAAGCTCATTACGGAAAAACCAGAGGCTAATGTTGCACATAAAAGAACCAGATATACAACTGAGG GAACGAAAAAGGAAGCAAGAACCAAAGCTAAGGCTAGTAATGTAGGCAGTGCCTTGGGACCTGATTGGCATGAAGGCTTGAATCTTAAAGGAACAAAAGAG TTTTCTCACAAGATTCACATTGAAACCATGTGTGAAGTAAAGAAAATCTACCTTCAGGAAGAATTTACAATTTTGAAAAAAGAGTCCTTGACTTTTCCAAGAGACCATCATAATAAGCCGGTTAAAACAACTGATAAAG agatgtgGCCAGTATATGTGGAATTGACCAATGGAAAGATATATGGCTGTGATTTCATTGTCAGTGCTACAGGAGTTACACCAAATATAGAGCCTTTTGTCCATGGCAACAAT TTTAATTTAGGACAAGATGGTGGCCTGGAAGTGGATGACCATATGCACACGTCACTTCCTAGTATCTACGCTGCAGGCGATATCTGCACTGCATCTTGGCAACCGAGCCCAGTCTGGCAGCAG ATGAGGCTGTGGACTCAGGCAAGACAGATGGGGTGGTATGCAGCAAAGTGCATGGCTGCAGATAGTTTAGGAGACTCTATTGACATGGATTTCAGCTTTGAACTTTTTGCTCATGTAACAAAATTTTTTAACTATAAG GTTGTATTACTGGGAAAATACAATGCACAGGGTTTAGGTTCAGATCATGAATTAATGCTGAGATGTACCAAAGGACAAGAATACGTCAAAGTCGTCATGCAGAATGGGCGAATGATGGGAGCAGTCTTAATTGGTGAAACTGATTTGGAAGAAACATTTGAAAATCTAATTCTAAATCAAATGAATCTTTCCTCATATGGAGAAGACCTGCTAGATCCAAATATTGATATAGAAGATTATTTTGACTAA